One genomic region from Hirundo rustica isolate bHirRus1 chromosome 5, bHirRus1.pri.v3, whole genome shotgun sequence encodes:
- the SCD5 gene encoding stearoyl-CoA desaturase 5 encodes MGMLHLGAVYALSLVPRAHILTLLWAYFCFLMTALGVTAGAHRLWSHRSYKAKLPLRIFLAAANSMAFQNDIYEWSRDHRVHHKYSETDADPHNARRGFFFSHIGWLFVRKHRDVIEKGRKLDFTDLLEDPVVRFQRKYYKSSVVLMCFVIPTVVPWYLWGESLWNAYFLASILRYTISLNVTWLVNSAAHMYGNRPYDKNINPRQNTLVTLGAIGEGFHNYHHTFPFDYSASELGLKFNPTTWFIDFMFWLGLVTDRKQAPKEMIQARKERTGDGSA; translated from the exons CGTATTTCTGTTTCCTGATGACGGCTCTGGGCGTGACGGCCGGCGCGCATCGCCTGTGGAGCCACCGTTCCTACAAAGCCAAGCTGCCTCTGAGGATCTTTCTGGCTGCAGCTAACTCCATGGCTTTCCAG AACGACATCTACGAGTGGAGCCGGGACCACCGCGTGCACCACAAGTACTCGGAGACGGACGCGGACCCGCACAACGCCCGCCGGGGCTTCTTCTTCTCCCACATCGGCTGGCTCTTCGTGCGCAAGCACCGCGACGTCATCGAGAAGGGCAGGAAACTGGATTTCACTGACCTGCTGGAAGACCCCGTCGTCAGGTTCCAAAGGAA GTACTACAAGAGCTCCGTTGTGCTGATGTGCTTCGTGATCCCCACCGTCGTGCCGTGGTACCTGTGGGGCGAGAGCCTGTGGAACGCCTACTTCCTGGCCTCCATCCTGCGGTACACCATCTCCCTGAACGTCACCTGGCTGGTCAACAGCGCCGCCCACATGTACGGCAACCGCCCCTACGACAAGAACATCAACCCCAGGCAGAACACCCTGGTCACCCTGGGAGCCATCG GTGAGGGTTTCCACAACTACCACCACACCTTCCCGTTCGACTACTCAGCCAGCGAGCTGGGCCTGAAGTTCAACCCCACCACCTGGTTCATTGACTTCATGTTTTGGCTGGGGTTGGTCACTGACCGCAAGCAGGCTCCGAAGGAGATGATCCAGGCTCGCAAGGAGAGGACTGGAGATGGCAGCGCCTGA